TTAAGTGTAAAAAGTACACTCATTATTTTACACCAAATTTTTTGCTGTTTTTTGTTCTATAAATTTAGTCTTACCACATTCCAGGTTTTGATCACCGGAATAATTATGATGCAATATAAACAGCGAAATGTTAAAAAACAATAAAATTTAGATAATTTATTGCACGAAAACTTAAAATTTAACTTTTAATTTTCATTCAAATCATAGTTTCCAGTCTTTTCATCATACTCACAGACGACCCTGAATCCAACATTGAAACAATCTGAATACCACCATATGCTCTTCGGCATCTGCGGATCTGTCCTGAGCCATGCCTCTGTTCTTGTATAATCGCGAGCTGCACTCCTTACCAGATCAGCTGTACTCAGGAACGAACCTCCTCTGATAACATGTTCTTCACCGGTCTCCGGACCTTTTGGATCTTTGATTCCATCATCATAATCAGCATAGGCATCAGCCTTATACCAGTCAGCGCAGAATTCTGCCACATTTCCTGCCATATTACGTAAACCAAAAGCATTAGGTTTAACTCTGTCAGGTGTTTGTGTTTTTGTCGGACTGTTACCTTTATATATTATATAGGTATTGATTACAGTGGTATCGTTTTTAGAAAGTTTTGCTTTTAATCCCGTTTTCTCAAACTTCTTCGGATCTCCCGGGAAAGGATATGGTCCGTCTGAACCAGCCCTGCAGGCATATTCCCACTCAGCTTCAGTTGGCAGACGGTATGTTTTGCCGGTAACTGATGAAAGCCACCTGCAATATGTTTCAGCAGCATGAAATGAAAAAGATATTGCTGGTCTCTGTCCCATTCCCCAGCCCTGATCAGGCTGTCCATAAGGAGGTGTAGCACCTGAGATAGCGTCTGTAGCACTTGCAACCTTATTTCTGATCCCTTCAGTATCAGTTGAACGTCCTTCAGCAGCAGTCTGAATATAGAATGCCATGTATTCGTCCCATGTTACTTCAACCTCAGCCATAAAGAACGGGGAGATTTCAACCTCCTTAACCGGACCCTCATCTTCTTTTCTGAAAGGTTCTTCAGCCGGACTGCCGATTTTAAAACTTCCGCCCGGAATTGCTACCATATTAAAAGATATTGCAGATTCAGGAACACGTTCTGTGTAATTCTTAAATTCTATAACTGGTGTCGGCTCTTTGAAAATTTCTTTAGCAGCTGAAGAGGTGCTGCCGAAAGTTTTATTACTTCCGTGGGTGTAGCCCTCAATATAATGGCCTGCATTAAGGTGACAGTTTATGCAGTGCAGTTCGTCGGTCTTTTTTGTCTGTGTATAATAGAGGTGTGCATCTTCTCCGGCTTTGGTAAGCTTTGAGGGGAAAAGATTCTCATGACATTTTTTGCAGCTGTTTTCAAAAACATAGCCTCTTGCAATTTCAAGTCTTCTACGGTCTTCCCAGTTGAATGATGCTGAATCTTTTGTCCAGTAACTCCACAGGTCGCGTAACCCGGTCTTTCCTTTTTCCCATAGATATTTCTCTCCTTTGGGAGGGAGGTGGCAATCTACACAGCCAATTCTCATACCTGATTTCGTATCATAATGAGTAGATTTTTTCCATGCATTGTCTGCAGCAGGATGTATATGACATGAAACACAATACTCGTTAGTTGAGGTATTATGCAGGACTCTCCCGGCGCCAAGGATCAATAAACTTCCAATTATCAATCCAGGTAAAAACCATATAAGGAACTTCTTCATAATTTGAATTTTTTGCAGCGTCAAGATAAAAAATTATCAAATACCAAAAACAGGTAATTGTCATGGAAGAATAAAAACCTACCTGACAGTTCACTTCGGTACTTCCCTTGTTTTTGCCCCCCATGCCCCCCTAAAGGGGGGTTAATTCTTGTTTTATTATGACTTTTCATTCTTTAATTAACTGTTTTATTGCTATTTACGTAATTATTGCCTAAAATATTGCTATAACACACTATATATGAATCATCTTAATATGCAAGTTTAACCCCCCTTTAGGGGGGCAGGGGGGCAAAATAATAATCACTATTTTTACAACCAAACTGATTTTCTATGAAAAGACTTCTCTTCACAATAATTTGCCTCTCCTTAACTCTTTCTTTGTTTTCACACCCCTGGAAACCACGCCATTATGTTATAATTGATACAGATGGCGGTATTGATGACATGAAGGCAATAACGATGCTGCTGGCATCTCCTGATGTGAGGGTTCTGGCTATAACTGTTTCACCGGGAAGTCTTACTTCAGGCGAAGCATATATTAAAGTCAGGAGTTTGCTCAATTCGTTCTATCATGAAGGGATCCCTGTGGGTATAAACAGGATAAGCAAGTTCAAATCTCCGGAATTTCCTGTTGCCTTAGCCACTAATTGGGGAAACGAAACCGGGCTGAATGAAAAGAATGAACCAGACCACCTGAATCTGATTGCTAAAATCCTGTCTGCAGAAAAAACCAAAATAACTTTTATCTGCCTGGGGAGCATGTCAACGGCAGCAACTGCTATTAAGGATCTTCCGGTTTTTAAAAAGCAGGTAAATCAAATCGTCTGGAGCGGATCCGGTCACGATGAAAAAGAAGGCTTTAACTATAAGGCGGATATTCCGGCAGCTGAAAGTGTTTTAAAAAGTGATGTAGTATTAAAAATAGTCAGGGGACTGGAATCAGAATCTTTTTACACACAAACGTTATTGAAACAAATTGATAATCTCCATAATGCCTACTCCCGGAAAATATCAGACTTCTTCTCTGCAAATGCAGCAAATAATCACAGCTTCTCATTTAACGCATACGATGAAATGGTGCCATTGTTTCTGCATTACCCTAATCTGTTCACAATTAATTCGGGAAAGAATTATGTAACATGTTCACCCCGGAATATCGATTCATTAAGGATTTGTTCGGCTAAGATTATTTCTGGAGAGAATATCGCACGCAATCAGGTTATAAGAGATCTTCCGCTGTCTCCCTCATTCTACTTTGATGATATTGAACCCTTTGTAACTGAGATAATAAACAGGTACGGCATTGATGAATGGACATCAGGGGTAATTGCAAATGAACTTCATCGCCACCTTGGCGTATTTGCTATTATCGGTGTAAAAATGGGAATCAGGGCAAGGGAATATTTCAATACCGGCGTGGATGAGTTCAGTGCAGTGTCATTTGCAGGATCGATGCCTCCGCTTAGCTGCATGAATGACGGGCTTCAGGTGAGCACCGGTGCAACTCCCGGACATGGATTGCTGACTGTCATAAACGATGCCCCGGCTATTCCGGCTGTTGAGTTTTCATATCTCGACAGGAAGATAAAGCTGACATTAAAACCTGAAATAGCAGAAAAGATCAGTTCAGAACTAAAAGAGATCAACTTCATTCATGGCCTCGACAGCGATATATACTGGGAACTTGTGAGGAAGAACTCAGTTAAATACTGGCGGGATCTGGATAGGCACGAGATATTTGATATTGAGGAGATTAAGTAAGCAGGCTTACTTTTTTATCATGACCTCACCCCCTCCCGTCCCCCTCTCCCCCGGGAGAGGGGTTGGGGTGAGGTCTTTTACCGATTATACTCATCAAAAAAATCATTCCCCTTATCATCAGTAATAATAAAGGCTGCCATGTTCTCAACCCTGATTTTCCGGATTGCCTCCATTCCGAGATCTTCGAAATCGACAAGTTCTACTGATTTTATATTTTCAGCAGCGAGTATTGCGGCAGGCCCTCCCACTGAACCAAGATAAAAACCTCCGTATTTTTTGCAGGCATCAATTACCTGACGGCTCCGGTTTCCTTTGGCCAGCATAATCATCGATCCGCCAAGACTCTGGAAAAGATCAACATATGAATCCATTCGTCCGGCAGTGGTTGGCCCGAAGCTCCCCGAAGGCATGCCTTCAGGAGTCTTTGCCGGTCCGGCATAATATACAGGATGATTTTTTAAATATTCAGGCATTGGCTTGCCCTCATCTATTAGTTTTTTAATACGGGCATGGGCAATATCCCTGGCAACAATCAAAGTTCCCGTGAGGCTCAACCTTGTCTTTACCGGATGTTTTGTTAACTCTGCCAGGATCTCTTTCATAGGTTTGTCGAGGTTTATCTCAACCGGTTTTTCCAGCTCGGGAGCTTTTGCCGGCATGAAACGGGCAGGATTTCTCTCAAGTTCCTCAAGGAAAATACCCTCTTCGGTAATATGAGCCTTGATATTCCTGTCGGCACTGCAGCTGACACCGAGTCCGACCGGACAGGAAGCAGCATGACGCGGCAGCCTGATAACTCTCACATCGTGAACAAAATATTTTCCCCCGAACTGTGCTCCGACGCCATACTCATGACAGATCTTTTCAATCCGTTTTTCCCACTCAAGGTCGCGGAAAGCCCTACCTCCTGCACTTCCTGTAACAGGAAGATGATCAAGATAGCCGGCTGATGCCTCCTTGACTGTCTTGAGAGTAGCTTCCGCTGATGTACCGCCGATTACCAGGGCAAGGTGATATGGAGGGCATGCAGAAGTACCAAGATCCTTTATTTTTTCTTTAACAAACTTCACAAGAGACTCCTCATTCAGAAGGGATTTGGTCTGCTGATAAAGGAAAGTTTTATTGGCTGAACCTCCTCCTTTTGTTATGAAAAGGAAATCATACCGTTTTCCGGGAGCAGAATAAATATCTATCTGTGCCGGAAGATTTGAACCTGTATTCTTCTCCTCAAACATTGAAAGAGGTACGATCTGTGAATATCGCAGGTTTTTGGTTTTATAAGTTTCAAAGATGCCTTTTGAAAGATGCTCGGCATCTATGACACCGGTGAGTACATCTTCCCCTTTCTTGCCAATTACAATAGCAGTACCTGTATCCTGACACCATGGCAGATCTTCCTTTGATGAAATTACAGTATTTCTCAGCATCATGTAAGCCACAAAACGATCATTGTCTGTAGCTTCAGGATCCTCAAGGATCTTTGCAAGTTTCTCAAGATGGCTCGTCCTTAGATAAAATGACAAATCAGAAACAGCTTCTTTTGCGAGAAGTTCGAGCCCTTCCGGAGAGACCTGGAGAATCTTTCGCCCACCCTGATCAATAAGTTTTACATAATCTTTAGTAAGCAGCCGGTACTTTGTTGAGTCCTTTTCAATCTGAAATGGTTTCTCATAGATGAAATCTGCCATAATTATGCTGTTATTTAATTAACAATTACCTGATTTTGAGAATGTAATATAATACTTAGCCGGGATATATCAAATTTAAGAACAAATGTCTTACAAACAAAGAATTTGGATCGGAATGAAAAATTTAAAAAATGATGGGCTAAAGCCCTATTCATCTATATCCTTTAATCCGTTGGCTGAAGCCAACGGCAATTGGGACATATAATCAGAATTATTGTTTCATTGGGCTGAAGCCAACGGCAATTTGGACATATAAGCAAAATTATTGTTTAATGTAAGAGCAGAAATCTTATAAATATGTCTTTAGACCAGATGCTCAATCCCTATTAAGTGTCCAAATTGCCGTCGGTTTTAACCGACGGATCCAAAGAAGGGATCACAAATCACAAGATCTCGCTAAACAGGAATTTGTCTTTAGCTCTGATCCCCTTCTGTGTCATCTCAAGATTACAGCATTCAACATCTTTATCATGCTGGAATACAAGTATATAATTTTCTTCTAGTGCCTTATTCAATAGTCTCTGCTTTTCATCAATTGATTTCAGCGATTCAATATCATAACTCATATTCCAGATTAGTGGAATATGTGCGGAGGTCGGAATAAGATCGCCGGTATAAACCAGTGTCCTGTCTTTGAATTTTATTACCGGAATCATAAGACCCGGTGTATGTCCGTAACAAAACAAAACCGAGAAACCAGGAAACAATTCTTCCTCTTCGTCAACCAGGTTAAGATGTCCGCTCTGTTCTATCGGCAAAATATTTTCCTCGAGAAATGAGTCAGCCTCGCGAAGATTATTTGTCACAGCCCACTCCCATTGTGTCCGGCTCACGTGATAAGCTGCTTTAGGAAAAGTAAGTTCATACCCCTCTCCGGTTTCTTTCTTTTTCACTCCTCCCCCGCAATGATCAGCATGTAGGTGAGTAAAAAACACGTCTGTAATATCTTCCGGAGCATAGCCTCTGTTTTTCAATCCCTGAATTAGTCCTTCGCCTCCATGAAGATGAACATGACGGAAGAATTTCTCGTCCTGTTTGTCGCCCCAGCCGGAGTCGACCAGAATAACATGATTCCCGGTCTCAATAATTAACGATCTGAGAGGCAGGTCAATCAGGTTATTTTCATCAGCAGAATAAACCCTCGACCATAGTACTTTGGGAACAACGCCAAACATCGCTCCTCCGTCAACTTTGAAACTGGCTATATTAAATAACTGAATCTTCATACAGTAATAATTACAGGATAAAATTAAAAGAAATATTATGCTTACCTCCTTAAATAACAAATAAAATGCCTTTAAGGATTCTTTCTCCGTGTAACTCTGTGCCTCCTCTGTGTAGCTCTGTGACAGTTCCTATTTTTTGTTACACAGAGAAAATCCGGAGGACACACAGAGTTCCACAGAGAAAGAAAGAAATACTTAAAAAAATTTAATACCTTTAAAATCGCTATTATCTATTTTACACTCTATAAACTTCAAATCATGAAAAAAGTTCTCTCTCTGTTCTCTATCCTTGCCATCTCAGCATCACTTCTTGCACAGACCGGCAAGGTATCAGATAATCTTACCATGACAAGCAAGATTCTGAAAATGGACCGTAAATATGCCATTTACCTTCCGCCTGATTATGAAACATCCCAGCGCAGTTATCCGGTTCTTTATCTGCTACACGGGGCTGGTGACGATCAGACCGGATGGGTACAGTTTGGCGAAGTTCTTACTATTGCTGATGAAGCCATAAAATCAAGTCTTTCTACTGCAATGATAATCGTTATGCCCGATGCTAACACTACTAAAAGAGGCTATGTAAACGATGTGAAAGGTGAATGGAGATTTGAAGATTTTTTCTTTGAGGAATTTATGCCCTTTATTGAAAAAACATATCGTATCAAAGGTGAGAAAAGATACCGTGCCATTGCCGGACTATCTATGGGCGGAGAAGGTACATTCATATATGCCCTGCATCATCCCGAACTATTCTCAACAGCATGTCCGCTGAGTGCTGCAACCGGACCTAGAAACATTGAGGAGCTTAAAAACTACAGGTTATGGACTGGTGTTGAAGGCATTACAGATGCAGATAAAGAAGCTTACTTTAAAAAATACAGCGTTCTCAATCTCATTGAAAATATGCCTGACGCTCAGAAAAAAGCAGTCAGGTGGTATATCGACTGCGGCGACGATGATTTCCTTTTTGAAGGAAATTCACTTGTTCACATTGCTATGAGAAAGAAAGAGATCCCTCATGAATTCAGAATACGCGATGGTGCTCATAACTGGACATACTGGAGGGAATCATTGCCAAAGGTGATGGAATATGTGTCGATGGTGTTTCACCAATTCTAGTTACCGCCCCCCATCCCCCCTAAAGGGGGGCTAACTTGCTCACCAATAGATATATATTAAGATTCGGGATTAACCCCCCTTTAGGGGGGCAGGGGGGCAATCTATATCGAATGCGGCTTTGATTTCTTAGCCGTCAGCAGGAACATTACCCTCATAGCAAACCTGATAGCCTGGTAAGATACCCAGTCAGTTAGCTGGAACAAAACAGTTTTACGGCGGCTATACTCAGAGAATGTAACCTGTCTGCAATCGGTGTCAATAATATCAAGAAGCAACGATTCGAACTCGCCTGAGAAATTTTCATCTGAGATATCCACATTTGTTTCAATGCTTCCATAGTCGCTCAGGTGGTTCATATTATAACTTCCTATAGTGCTCCATTTACCATCAACCGTTGCAACCTTTGCATGAAGGTTTGCAGGAAGATATTCATATATTTTTATATGGTTTCTGAGGATAAAATCATACAGGAAGTTGGTAGCTCTCTTGAAAATCCTGGAATCTGACACAGCCGAAAGAACTATTTTTATCTCCACTCCTCTTCTGCTTGCATTCCTCAGAAGTTTTCGTTCATTACGTCCGGGGAGGAAATAGCTGGCAAAGATTATCATCCTGTCCTGCGAGTGCTTTAAAGCCGACCTGTAGCTTTTTAATATTTCAATTTTATTCCTGTACCAGTTGTTCTGAAGAACCTTAATTCTGACATTTTCGGGATAATACTTAGGAGAATGGATAATTTCATGTGAGCGTTCCTTTCGCTTGAGAAAAGTCTTATTCCATAGTCTCTTAAGAATAAGCAACGTCTGTGAACATTCAGGGCCCTTTATCATA
This genomic stretch from Bacteroidales bacterium harbors:
- a CDS encoding fumarate hydratase, whose translation is MADFIYEKPFQIEKDSTKYRLLTKDYVKLIDQGGRKILQVSPEGLELLAKEAVSDLSFYLRTSHLEKLAKILEDPEATDNDRFVAYMMLRNTVISSKEDLPWCQDTGTAIVIGKKGEDVLTGVIDAEHLSKGIFETYKTKNLRYSQIVPLSMFEEKNTGSNLPAQIDIYSAPGKRYDFLFITKGGGSANKTFLYQQTKSLLNEESLVKFVKEKIKDLGTSACPPYHLALVIGGTSAEATLKTVKEASAGYLDHLPVTGSAGGRAFRDLEWEKRIEKICHEYGVGAQFGGKYFVHDVRVIRLPRHAASCPVGLGVSCSADRNIKAHITEEGIFLEELERNPARFMPAKAPELEKPVEINLDKPMKEILAELTKHPVKTRLSLTGTLIVARDIAHARIKKLIDEGKPMPEYLKNHPVYYAGPAKTPEGMPSGSFGPTTAGRMDSYVDLFQSLGGSMIMLAKGNRSRQVIDACKKYGGFYLGSVGGPAAILAAENIKSVELVDFEDLGMEAIRKIRVENMAAFIITDDKGNDFFDEYNR
- a CDS encoding MBL fold metallo-hydrolase, which encodes MKIQLFNIASFKVDGGAMFGVVPKVLWSRVYSADENNLIDLPLRSLIIETGNHVILVDSGWGDKQDEKFFRHVHLHGGEGLIQGLKNRGYAPEDITDVFFTHLHADHCGGGVKKKETGEGYELTFPKAAYHVSRTQWEWAVTNNLREADSFLEENILPIEQSGHLNLVDEEEELFPGFSVLFCYGHTPGLMIPVIKFKDRTLVYTGDLIPTSAHIPLIWNMSYDIESLKSIDEKQRLLNKALEENYILVFQHDKDVECCNLEMTQKGIRAKDKFLFSEIL
- a CDS encoding SUMF1/EgtB/PvdO family nonheme iron enzyme, with product MKKFLIWFLPGLIIGSLLILGAGRVLHNTSTNEYCVSCHIHPAADNAWKKSTHYDTKSGMRIGCVDCHLPPKGEKYLWEKGKTGLRDLWSYWTKDSASFNWEDRRRLEIARGYVFENSCKKCHENLFPSKLTKAGEDAHLYYTQTKKTDELHCINCHLNAGHYIEGYTHGSNKTFGSTSSAAKEIFKEPTPVIEFKNYTERVPESAISFNMVAIPGGSFKIGSPAEEPFRKEDEGPVKEVEISPFFMAEVEVTWDEYMAFYIQTAAEGRSTDTEGIRNKVASATDAISGATPPYGQPDQGWGMGQRPAISFSFHAAETYCRWLSSVTGKTYRLPTEAEWEYACRAGSDGPYPFPGDPKKFEKTGLKAKLSKNDTTVINTYIIYKGNSPTKTQTPDRVKPNAFGLRNMAGNVAEFCADWYKADAYADYDDGIKDPKGPETGEEHVIRGGSFLSTADLVRSAARDYTRTEAWLRTDPQMPKSIWWYSDCFNVGFRVVCEYDEKTGNYDLNEN
- a CDS encoding nucleoside hydrolase, giving the protein MKRLLFTIICLSLTLSLFSHPWKPRHYVIIDTDGGIDDMKAITMLLASPDVRVLAITVSPGSLTSGEAYIKVRSLLNSFYHEGIPVGINRISKFKSPEFPVALATNWGNETGLNEKNEPDHLNLIAKILSAEKTKITFICLGSMSTAATAIKDLPVFKKQVNQIVWSGSGHDEKEGFNYKADIPAAESVLKSDVVLKIVRGLESESFYTQTLLKQIDNLHNAYSRKISDFFSANAANNHSFSFNAYDEMVPLFLHYPNLFTINSGKNYVTCSPRNIDSLRICSAKIISGENIARNQVIRDLPLSPSFYFDDIEPFVTEIINRYGIDEWTSGVIANELHRHLGVFAIIGVKMGIRAREYFNTGVDEFSAVSFAGSMPPLSCMNDGLQVSTGATPGHGLLTVINDAPAIPAVEFSYLDRKIKLTLKPEIAEKISSELKEINFIHGLDSDIYWELVRKNSVKYWRDLDRHEIFDIEEIK
- a CDS encoding esterase family protein; translated protein: MKKVLSLFSILAISASLLAQTGKVSDNLTMTSKILKMDRKYAIYLPPDYETSQRSYPVLYLLHGAGDDQTGWVQFGEVLTIADEAIKSSLSTAMIIVMPDANTTKRGYVNDVKGEWRFEDFFFEEFMPFIEKTYRIKGEKRYRAIAGLSMGGEGTFIYALHHPELFSTACPLSAATGPRNIEELKNYRLWTGVEGITDADKEAYFKKYSVLNLIENMPDAQKKAVRWYIDCGDDDFLFEGNSLVHIAMRKKEIPHEFRIRDGAHNWTYWRESLPKVMEYVSMVFHQF